One genomic segment of Arachis duranensis cultivar V14167 chromosome 4, aradu.V14167.gnm2.J7QH, whole genome shotgun sequence includes these proteins:
- the LOC107485604 gene encoding F-box protein At4g00755: protein MMEYSVDFLSYLDLDTSLKILMCLDDPTDLVRVSCVSRSWRHYVIENGLCKQLCMRMFPQLSRFERVVELNQHGAKDHAEVGSSSSMEWLALEREHRVYAYLARASTEYVGTNCIARTIGASSTDNFPQESIDNTLEPRDNISGRYSYWSSSGQSNPGVPETLTYELLSQICVISEINIQPFQAHFQIGSPIYSAKSVRFKMGHCKSSLDASTDDNFVWTYTSPVFPMSQENRLQKFKLPEPVLCIGGILQIELLGRVQRQEMDGLLYICVSYVQVVGCSLSPAFNVEILDPTGRFLLKSDHLARGQTLMAFENEPAGMYDNFMVRGLRDFPQIVTILRGHMGGVVVEDDWDGDEYEVDDIEEEYAL from the exons ATGATGGAGTACTCTGTGGATTTTCTCAGTTACCTTGATTTGGACACTTCCCTCAAGATACTGATGTGTCTCGATGATCCCACTGACCTTGTTCGCGTGAGCTGTGTCTCACGGTCTTGGAGACACTATG TTATTGAAAATGGTCTCTGTAAGCAGCTGTGCATGAGAATGTTTCCTCAATTATCTAGATTTGAGCGTGTTGTTGAACTGAATCAACATGGAGCGAAGGATCATGCAGAGGTTGGATCTAGCAGCTCCATGGAATGGCTAGCACTAGAGAGAGAACATAGAGTCTATGCCTACTTAGCTAGAGCTTCAACAGAATACGTTGGCACGAACTGCATTGCTAGGACAATTGGTGCATCTAGCACTGATAATTTCCCTCAAGAGAGCATTGATAACACTTTAGAGCCGCGAGACAACATCTCTGGGAGATATTCATATTGGTCAAGTAGTGGACAAAGTAATCCTGGGGTGCCCGAGACACTGACATATGAGTTGCTCTCTCAAATTTGTGTCATTTCCGAAATTAATATACAGCCTTTCCAAG CTCACTTTCAGATAGGTTCACCTATATATTCGGCAAAATCTGTTCGATTTAAAATGGGTCATTGTAAATCATCGTTGGATGCTTCAACTGATGATAACTTCGTATGGACCTACACATCACCTGTGTTTCCAATGAGTCAG GAAAACCGGTTACAGAAGTTCAAGCTTCCGGAACCCGTGCTTTGTATTGGTGGTATCTTGCAGATTGAGCTTTTGGGAAGGGTACAGAGGCAAGAAATGGATGGTCTACTATATATTTG TGTTTCTTATGTTCAAGTTGTGGGGTGCTCGTTATCTCCAGCATTCAATGTTGAAATACTGGATCCCACTGGAAGGTTCTTGTTGAAAAGCGACCACCTGGCTAGGGGTCAAACCCTGATGGCGTTTGAGAATGAGCCAGCGGGAATGTACGACAACTTCATGGTGAGGGGACTGCGAGATTTCCCACAGATTGTGACTATACTGCGGGGACATATGGGAGGGGTGGTTGTGGAAGATGATTGGGATGGAGATGAATATGAAGTCGATGACATTGAAGAAGAGTATGCACTTTGA